The Hypomesus transpacificus isolate Combined female chromosome 2, fHypTra1, whole genome shotgun sequence genome window below encodes:
- the LOC124476737 gene encoding peroxidasin-like, translated as MKTVFLFCAFLSALGLVPLEGIILFVKQGASAQINCGVKIKNQNVEWTYGDQKSLIVRINGRSGKQTKGNIPNIQVKRSGEHLEIPSVGGGDVGLYTCKVDSAEHKHRLYIVTASVTPSSDVLLGTAASLHCQVTGEPKPKVEWLRPGGGLTESSGQVQLSDVTLKDAGDWTCRISKDGETHQEIVNVRVQSSKPTVPPSGPKDVSVTRCSNCSTVLQPGETEGGEVVVHGHGGLSLWGLSLWVWIAVGAGGLVLILLVVLVVLMQRRNRRMKRRGHKLRTVRQPLKPNEYCHCTNRAVGPPPKGRPREKPSPVAKQQHSTGRSNVGSGR; from the exons atgaagacCGTGTTTTTATTTTGTG CCTTCCTTTCAGCTCTCGGTCTAGTTCCATTAGAAGGGATCATTTTGTTTGTGAAACAAGGGGCGTCCGCCCAAATCAACTGTGGGGTCAAAATCAAAAACCAGAATGTAGAGTGGACATATGGAGACCAGAAATCTTTGATCGTACGGATCAATGGGAGATCTGGAAAACAGACTAAAG GCAACATCCCCAACATCCAGGTAAAGCGTTCGGGAGAACATCTTGAGATCCCGAGTGTAGGAGGTGGAGATGTGGGACTGTACACCTGCAAGGTGGACTCAGCAGAGCATAAACACAGACTCTACATTGTTACAG CCTCAGTGACCCCCTCTAGTGATGTCCTTCTGGGCACTGCTGCCTCTCTCCACTGCCAGGTGACCGGGGAGCCCAAGCCCAAGGTGGAGTGGCTGCGTCCGGGCGGAGGGCTCACTGAGTCTTCTGGGCAGGTCCAGCTCAGCGATGTGACCCTGAAAGACGCTGGGGACTGGACCTGTCGGATCTCTAAGGATGGGGAGACCCATCAAGAGATCGTGAACGTTCGTGTGCAAA GTTCCAAACCCACAGTCCCACCCTCTGGACCAAAAGATGTCTCAGTGACTCGATGCTCCAACT GTAGCACTGTCCTCCAGCCTGGAGAGACtgaagggggggaggtggtTGTACACGGCCATGGGGGACTGTCCCTGTGGGGGTTGAGCCTGTGGGTGTGGATAGCAGTGGGGGCCGGAGGCCTGGTGCTGATCCtgctggtggtgttggtggtccTCATGCAGCGCAGAAACAGAAGGATGAAG AGGAGAGGCCACAAGCTGAGAACCGTACGACAACCTTTGAAGCCCAATGAATACTGCCACTGCACCAA cagGGCAGTGGGTCCCCCTCCAAAAGGAAGACCAAGAGAGAAGCCATCtcctgttgccaagcaacagcACTCAACAGGTAGATCAAATGTAGGTAGTGGAAGGTAG